The following proteins are co-located in the Desulfobacterales bacterium genome:
- a CDS encoding SDR family NAD(P)-dependent oxidoreductase codes for METEQTQHYGTKEIDHCIHILTHMVNNSEDFVALPKEKQIELIKIAGQLSRPDCHELKKRNKAIRKMKRQQIVSSERKARAATGIRSARDAAVFSAPLQLPDNTESAKRPLILHSPRNCYVCKAEFTQLHFFYDTMCPDCAELNYQKRFQTADLRGQVALITGSRLKIGYQATLMMLRAGASVIATTRFPVDAALRYSRENDFNDWEDRLHIYGLDLRHTPSVEIFCSHIEQTFDRLDILINNAAQTVRRPPEFYAHLMHNEAKSSHELPENVQKLMMNYRLCTDRLNCFDMPNPQSKHALPVTWHGNLPGIGLRESAQLSQIPYAYDNTLPAETVFPKGELDVDLQQVDLRTTNSWRLKLGEIQTAEMLEIQLINAVAPFVLCNKLTPLMKKDNTGQKHIVNVSAMEGKFLRFKKGERHPHTNMAKAALNMLTHTSASELAHYGIFMNAVDTGWVTDEDPAQLSRRKQDLHDFQPPLDIVDGAARVCDPFFDGINSGKHWCGKFLKDYFPIDW; via the coding sequence TTGGAAACGGAACAAACCCAGCATTATGGAACAAAAGAAATAGATCATTGTATTCACATACTGACCCATATGGTAAACAATAGTGAAGATTTTGTCGCATTGCCAAAAGAAAAACAGATAGAACTGATAAAAATTGCAGGGCAGCTATCCAGACCCGATTGTCACGAGTTAAAAAAACGCAATAAAGCCATCCGTAAAATGAAACGTCAACAGATTGTTTCTTCAGAACGAAAGGCAAGAGCTGCAACCGGCATTCGTTCCGCCAGGGACGCTGCAGTATTTTCGGCCCCTTTACAGCTCCCGGATAACACAGAATCTGCAAAAAGGCCTCTGATATTGCACTCCCCACGCAATTGTTATGTTTGCAAAGCTGAGTTTACCCAGCTGCACTTTTTTTATGATACGATGTGCCCCGATTGTGCGGAGCTGAACTATCAAAAACGGTTTCAGACCGCCGATTTAAGGGGACAGGTTGCTTTGATAACCGGATCACGTTTAAAAATTGGTTATCAGGCAACCTTAATGATGTTAAGGGCAGGTGCTTCGGTTATTGCAACTACCCGTTTTCCTGTAGATGCAGCATTAAGGTATTCCAGGGAAAATGATTTTAACGACTGGGAGGACCGATTACACATCTATGGACTGGATTTAAGGCACACACCCAGTGTGGAGATTTTTTGCAGTCATATTGAACAAACCTTTGATCGACTGGACATTTTAATCAATAATGCGGCCCAGACAGTCCGTCGTCCGCCCGAATTTTATGCCCATTTGATGCACAATGAGGCAAAATCGTCACATGAACTTCCCGAGAATGTCCAAAAGCTGATGATGAACTACCGCCTATGTACTGACAGATTAAACTGTTTTGATATGCCAAATCCGCAATCAAAACACGCTCTGCCGGTTACCTGGCATGGGAACCTGCCGGGAATAGGATTAAGAGAATCTGCGCAACTATCTCAAATACCCTATGCTTATGATAACACGTTACCTGCAGAGACTGTTTTTCCAAAAGGAGAATTGGACGTTGACCTGCAGCAGGTTGATTTAAGAACCACCAACAGCTGGCGGCTTAAACTCGGTGAAATCCAGACTGCGGAAATGCTTGAAATACAGCTTATCAACGCAGTCGCACCCTTTGTATTATGCAATAAACTGACGCCGTTAATGAAAAAAGACAATACCGGTCAAAAACATATCGTGAATGTCTCTGCCATGGAAGGCAAGTTTTTGCGTTTTAAAAAAGGAGAGCGCCATCCCCATACCAATATGGCAAAAGCAGCGCTCAATATGTTGACCCATACTTCGGCCAGTGAACTGGCGCACTATGGTATTTTCATGAATGCGGTGGATACCGGCTGGGTAACCGATGAAGATCCGGCGCAACTATCCAGACGCAAACAGGACCTGCATGATTTTCAACCCCCTTTAGATATCGTTGACGGTGCGGCACGGGTATGTGATCCATTTTTTGACGGTATCAATTCCGGTAAACACTGGTGTGGTAAGTTTTTAAAGGATTATTTCCCAATCGACTGGTAA
- a CDS encoding DUF2950 domain-containing protein — translation MMVLKSDKYRMLWLFTGAMTMLTAMLVLAASVMAGMPAEQKRFASPQLAVAALIAAVQDDNDAEMLAILGPGSEDLLSSGDKVADQNGRTRFLKACEKKNGLDQEDESRAVLLIGSKDYPFPIPIVRQGDTWRFDTPAGREEILNRQIGGNELNTIEVMRAYTDAQREYACMKPDGNGPGFAQKFASSEGKKDGLYWEAREDEEESPFGPLIAGATEQGYADGLNEAHPEPFHGYYFKILKRQGAHANGGAFEYVTDGKMVLGFALAAYPARYGVSGIMTFIVNQEGIIYEKDLGEDTATAAAAITTFDPDDTWRKYEEPAGE, via the coding sequence ATGATGGTACTTAAATCAGATAAATACAGAATGTTGTGGTTGTTTACCGGCGCAATGACGATGCTCACCGCAATGCTCGTCCTGGCAGCCTCCGTTATGGCCGGGATGCCGGCGGAACAGAAGCGTTTCGCCTCCCCGCAACTGGCGGTGGCCGCCCTGATCGCTGCAGTTCAGGACGACAACGATGCCGAGATGCTCGCCATCTTGGGCCCCGGCTCGGAGGACCTCCTTTCCTCCGGCGACAAAGTCGCGGACCAGAACGGCAGAACGCGCTTTCTGAAAGCCTGTGAAAAAAAGAACGGCCTTGATCAGGAAGACGAAAGCCGGGCGGTACTCCTCATCGGCAGCAAGGATTATCCGTTCCCGATCCCCATTGTTCGGCAAGGGGACACCTGGCGCTTCGACACCCCGGCGGGCAGAGAGGAAATCCTCAACCGGCAGATCGGCGGAAACGAGCTGAACACCATCGAGGTGATGCGAGCCTATACCGACGCCCAGCGTGAGTATGCCTGCATGAAGCCCGACGGCAACGGCCCGGGGTTCGCCCAGAAGTTTGCCAGCAGTGAGGGCAAGAAGGACGGACTCTATTGGGAAGCACGGGAGGACGAGGAGGAAAGCCCTTTTGGCCCACTGATCGCAGGGGCCACTGAACAGGGATATGCGGACGGCCTGAATGAGGCCCATCCCGAACCCTTTCACGGCTATTATTTCAAAATTCTCAAGAGGCAGGGCGCACATGCCAACGGCGGCGCCTTCGAATATGTGACCGATGGTAAAATGGTCCTCGGCTTTGCCCTGGCCGCCTACCCCGCCAGATACGGGGTTTCGGGTATCATGACCTTCATCGTCAATCAGGAAGGCATCATCTATGAAAAAGACCTGGGCGAGGACACGGCCACAGCGGCCGCAGCAATAACCACCTTTGACCCCGATGACACCTGGCGCAAGTACGAAGAACCCGCCGGGGAATAA
- a CDS encoding isoprenylcysteine carboxylmethyltransferase family protein gives MSWIFGGLFIAFICFTRNLYAETPFFESIEILGYGLIIIAVIGRIWCSVYIAGRKDEELTTDGPYSIWRNPLYIFSFIGAMGIVLSSTRAIMLIVLIPAYCGYYYYVIKSEEQRLAQLFGQPYLDYCSRVNGIFPNFNNYWSRKNIDVKPVVLFRSIANTTWLLWAILVMEFLEYAQTTQIDGHVLLPILVNLPF, from the coding sequence GTGAGTTGGATCTTTGGGGGATTATTTATCGCGTTTATTTGTTTTACAAGAAATTTATATGCGGAAACCCCTTTTTTTGAGTCGATTGAAATTTTGGGCTATGGCCTGATTATTATCGCTGTCATCGGAAGAATCTGGTGCAGTGTGTATATTGCAGGCCGAAAAGACGAAGAGCTGACAACCGATGGCCCGTATTCCATCTGGAGAAATCCGCTGTATATTTTTTCCTTTATCGGTGCGATGGGCATCGTGCTGAGTTCAACCCGTGCTATCATGTTGATCGTATTAATCCCCGCCTATTGCGGATACTACTATTATGTCATAAAATCCGAAGAACAGCGGCTGGCCCAATTGTTCGGCCAGCCCTATCTCGACTATTGCAGCAGGGTCAATGGTATTTTTCCGAATTTTAACAATTACTGGTCCAGAAAAAATATTGATGTCAAGCCGGTGGTATTGTTCCGCTCGATAGCAAACACGACCTGGCTTCTGTGGGCCATCCTGGTAATGGAATTTCTGGAATATGCCCAGACAACTCAAATTGATGGGCACGTTCTCCTTCCTATATTAGTAAATTTGCCTTTTTAA
- a CDS encoding type II toxin-antitoxin system HicA family toxin: MKTKQLISKLKSLGVEITKGRGKGGHQLARYKDKQATIPIHGDADIGPIFIKMICKQLDINPDKIL; this comes from the coding sequence ATGAAAACAAAACAGCTGATCAGCAAGCTAAAATCACTCGGTGTCGAAATAACCAAGGGGCGAGGTAAAGGCGGTCACCAACTCGCACGCTATAAAGACAAGCAGGCCACAATCCCCATTCACGGTGATGCCGACATCGGTCCGATTTTTATTAAAATGATTTGCAAGCAGCTTGATATTAATCCAGATAAAATTCTGTGA
- a CDS encoding YbaK/EbsC family protein, translating to MSVESVKAYFKENNFPCDIMEMDQTTETVETAARVLGVEPALIAKTLGFKLRDRFILVVTKGDARIDNQKFKHCFPGKSRMMRPGEVVEITGHPVGGVCPFGLKQKIDIYVDKSLNQFDIVYPAAGSRNSCIKITPDELYRITGGKWVDVCG from the coding sequence ATGAGCGTGGAAAGCGTCAAAGCGTATTTTAAGGAAAACAATTTTCCCTGTGACATCATGGAAATGGATCAGACTACCGAAACCGTTGAAACCGCCGCCCGGGTCCTGGGTGTGGAACCGGCACTGATTGCCAAGACCCTCGGGTTCAAACTCAGGGATCGGTTTATCCTGGTGGTGACAAAGGGCGATGCCCGGATCGATAACCAGAAGTTTAAACACTGTTTCCCGGGCAAAAGCCGCATGATGAGGCCGGGCGAAGTGGTGGAGATTACCGGCCACCCCGTGGGCGGTGTGTGCCCGTTCGGTTTAAAACAGAAAATTGACATCTACGTGGACAAAAGTTTGAATCAGTTCGACATCGTCTACCCGGCCGCCGGTTCCCGGAATTCATGCATCAAAATCACCCCGGACGAACTGTATCGGATCACCGGCGGGAAGTGGGTGGATGTGTGCGGGTAG
- a CDS encoding DUF456 domain-containing protein, whose amino-acid sequence MYVFIIFALLLSVIGLLGCIFPVIPGPLLSFSALCMVYVSNSQELLSIPFISVMGGLMLLVSLLDFVIPVAAAKRYGASRPGLWGSVIGMLLGMFMFPPLGVFIGALAGAVAGELINGKMIKQALGAGWGIFIGNMVSIGLKLAYCTLVLFLCIRALFV is encoded by the coding sequence ATGTATGTATTCATCATATTCGCTTTACTGTTAAGCGTTATCGGCCTGCTGGGGTGTATCTTTCCGGTTATTCCGGGCCCGTTACTGAGTTTTTCTGCGCTCTGCATGGTGTATGTTTCCAACAGCCAGGAACTGCTGAGCATCCCGTTCATATCGGTTATGGGGGGATTGATGCTGCTGGTTTCACTGCTGGATTTCGTCATTCCGGTTGCCGCGGCTAAAAGATACGGGGCTTCCAGGCCGGGGCTGTGGGGGTCTGTGATCGGGATGCTGCTTGGCATGTTTATGTTCCCGCCGTTAGGGGTTTTTATCGGAGCACTGGCCGGCGCTGTTGCCGGGGAGCTGATCAACGGGAAAATGATCAAACAGGCGTTGGGGGCCGGCTGGGGAATTTTTATCGGAAACATGGTGAGTATCGGTCTGAAGCTGGCCTATTGTACGCTTGTGCTGTTTCTGTGCATCAGGGCATTGTTCGTGTAG
- a CDS encoding type II toxin-antitoxin system HicB family antitoxin — protein sequence MLQSYPINLALDDNGTVVARFPDVPEAMTVGVDENNATEWAQDALVVALSGYMDGHRDIPAPSKPEKGQKSVPLPPQVAMKLSIYQAMRDQGVTQSALGECVGVDGRQVRRILDLDHNTSLAQLVRALQCLGKKLILDIRDAA from the coding sequence ATGCTTCAAAGTTATCCCATCAATCTTGCTCTCGATGATAATGGGACGGTTGTTGCCCGGTTTCCGGATGTTCCGGAAGCAATGACGGTTGGCGTAGATGAAAACAACGCCACTGAATGGGCGCAGGATGCCCTTGTCGTAGCCCTTTCGGGCTATATGGATGGCCATCGTGATATTCCTGCACCATCCAAGCCTGAAAAGGGCCAAAAATCCGTTCCGCTGCCTCCCCAGGTGGCAATGAAATTATCAATTTATCAAGCCATGCGAGACCAGGGTGTCACCCAATCAGCCCTCGGAGAATGTGTTGGAGTTGATGGCCGTCAGGTTCGTCGAATATTAGATCTTGACCACAATACCAGCCTTGCTCAACTGGTTCGAGCTCTCCAGTGCCTTGGCAAAAAATTGATTCTTGATATTCGAGATGCAGCATAG
- a CDS encoding ABC transporter permease, with amino-acid sequence MFFKIKRHLKLGFKSLLRHPLRSVLTMLGMVFGVGAVVAMLAVGEGASYESQQRIRGLGSQNIIIRSIKPSIEEKKSGSSHAVSSAVYGLTYKDAERIKSTVSGIEVLIPVREIRQDIWNGPRKADGLVRGTVPWYVAITGQKIKRGRFITSVDMDGCLPVCVITTALRHALFPYEDPLNKTVKISAVFYRVIGVLETSDADDQQVFIPFTTARERFGKTILKIKSGSFEAETVELHQIFVKVTHIENVVSVADVIRNLLDRYHSKEDFEMIVPLRLLEEIKRSARMFSLVLGMIAAISLLVGGIGIMNIMLANVTERTREIGIRRAIGANKRDIVAQFLSETVVLSLLGGVLGLGIGIVLPLAITFFTGMKVIFTPWSLILAFSISAIEGVVFGIYPAYRAANMDPIEALRHG; translated from the coding sequence ATGTTTTTTAAAATAAAGAGACACCTGAAACTGGGGTTTAAAAGCCTGCTGAGACATCCGCTCCGATCGGTACTGACGATGCTGGGCATGGTGTTCGGGGTGGGGGCTGTGGTGGCGATGCTGGCCGTTGGGGAAGGGGCCAGTTATGAATCCCAGCAGCGCATCAGGGGGCTGGGAAGCCAGAATATCATTATCAGGAGTATTAAACCATCGATAGAAGAGAAAAAAAGCGGTTCGTCTCACGCTGTCAGTTCTGCTGTTTACGGTCTGACCTACAAGGATGCCGAGAGAATTAAGTCTACGGTATCCGGCATCGAGGTATTGATTCCGGTTCGGGAAATCCGTCAGGATATATGGAACGGTCCGCGGAAGGCTGACGGGCTGGTCAGGGGAACGGTGCCCTGGTATGTAGCGATTACGGGCCAGAAAATTAAAAGGGGCCGGTTCATCACCTCTGTGGATATGGACGGATGCCTGCCCGTATGTGTGATAACGACTGCTTTACGGCATGCGCTTTTTCCTTATGAAGATCCGTTGAACAAAACGGTTAAAATATCTGCGGTTTTTTATCGTGTCATCGGTGTGCTGGAAACCTCTGATGCGGATGATCAGCAGGTTTTTATCCCTTTTACCACCGCCCGGGAACGGTTTGGCAAGACCATTCTGAAAATCAAGTCCGGATCGTTTGAAGCCGAAACCGTCGAGCTGCATCAGATTTTTGTAAAAGTCACCCACATTGAAAATGTCGTTTCGGTCGCTGATGTGATTCGCAACCTTCTGGACCGATACCATTCCAAGGAAGATTTCGAAATGATTGTCCCCCTGAGGCTGCTGGAGGAGATCAAACGAAGCGCGCGAATGTTCAGCCTGGTACTGGGAATGATTGCCGCAATTTCCCTGCTGGTCGGTGGTATCGGAATTATGAACATCATGCTGGCCAATGTGACCGAGCGAACCCGTGAAATCGGAATTCGGCGTGCCATCGGAGCCAATAAAAGAGATATCGTGGCGCAGTTTTTATCAGAGACGGTGGTGCTTTCGCTGCTCGGCGGGGTTCTGGGGCTTGGCATCGGCATAGTCCTGCCGTTGGCGATCACTTTTTTCACCGGGATGAAAGTGATTTTCACCCCATGGTCACTGATACTTGCATTTTCCATTTCAGCCATCGAGGGGGTTGTTTTCGGTATTTATCCCGCCTATCGTGCGGCCAATATGGATCCGATCGAGGCACTGCGGCATGGCTGA
- a CDS encoding transposase, producing MSRPLRIEYSNACYHVLNRGRRGDRIFADHGDCQAFVNLLQESIEMWNVRICAYCLMQNHYHILLQTPDANISRCMRHINGVYTQRYNRRHGCDGPLFRGRYKAILIDGDSYLLQLVRYIHRNPLRAGIVQSMDKYLWSSHRGYLSDVEKWDWLDKAFIFSIFSQDTRQAKRAYKQFINLEDSKDVQDIFERNKLPSVFGSDKFISWVKEKFLGEKNHHEVPDSSFLVPEISKIKAVICEYYSIREKDLLIPKRGVFNEPRLVAIYLIRLFRKDGLSRISQEFSMKGYSSASSAIDRLKKKMVSDRELKTRVDAVKDLIVKG from the coding sequence ATGTCCCGGCCCCTTCGAATCGAATATAGTAACGCCTGTTATCATGTCCTGAACCGCGGCAGGCGGGGTGATAGAATATTTGCGGATCATGGGGATTGTCAGGCGTTTGTGAATCTGCTTCAGGAATCCATAGAAATGTGGAATGTCCGGATCTGCGCCTATTGCCTTATGCAAAATCATTATCATATATTGCTCCAGACCCCTGATGCCAATATATCCCGGTGCATGCGTCATATCAACGGGGTTTACACTCAACGCTACAATCGGCGGCATGGGTGTGACGGTCCATTGTTTCGCGGCCGTTACAAAGCTATTCTGATTGACGGTGACAGCTATCTGCTGCAGTTGGTTCGATATATCCACAGAAATCCATTGAGGGCTGGAATTGTTCAATCGATGGACAAATATTTGTGGAGCAGTCACAGGGGGTATCTTTCCGATGTTGAAAAATGGGATTGGCTGGATAAAGCTTTTATTTTTTCGATATTTTCTCAAGATACCAGACAGGCAAAAAGAGCCTATAAGCAGTTTATAAATCTTGAGGATTCGAAGGATGTTCAGGATATTTTCGAAAGAAATAAGCTGCCCTCCGTGTTCGGCAGTGATAAATTCATCAGCTGGGTGAAAGAAAAATTTTTGGGTGAGAAAAATCATCATGAGGTGCCGGATTCATCTTTTCTCGTTCCGGAGATCAGCAAAATAAAAGCGGTAATTTGTGAGTATTATTCAATACGGGAAAAAGACCTGCTGATACCTAAGCGGGGTGTGTTTAATGAACCGAGGCTTGTGGCGATTTATCTGATTCGTTTGTTCAGAAAAGATGGATTGTCCCGGATCAGCCAGGAGTTTTCCATGAAAGGATACAGCTCGGCCAGCAGCGCTATCGATCGGTTGAAAAAGAAGATGGTAAGCGACCGGGAATTGAAGACACGGGTTGATGCTGTTAAGGATTTAATTGTAAAAGGCTAA
- a CDS encoding DUF3300 domain-containing protein, translated as MKTTSIYHPVLGLFITFFLVFCLALPPRQGKAEETGYPEPSEKYSREELAQMLAPIALYPDALLSQILMASTYPIEVIEADRWIKKNPELKGDALDTALLDKNWDPGVKAICHFPEISALMSERISETTNLGNAFLAQEAEVMDVVQELRTKAYDQGNLTTTSRQKVLVEKETIIIEPADPRVIYVPYYDPFHAYGPWWYPAYPPYYWGPPGVSIGVGISYWPGFYFGFAFGTWSHFDWNRHHIYINVQKRPRFVRHDRWITTPGRWQHAPSHRRGVAYRDKSTARKYGQDPNRSIGFRRDTRGFLGPREVDRDRRGDDRIKIDRNRQQRKRVEQEQQIQKKTERNKQEQGRVKHDRQIQQRTGQEIQTRKRIEREPQQKSRSNVFNRIEEGRKERQSSERGRGSRQGLSDDSRGK; from the coding sequence ATGAAAACAACGAGCATCTATCATCCGGTCCTCGGATTGTTCATCACTTTTTTTCTTGTTTTCTGTCTTGCCCTGCCGCCACGGCAGGGCAAAGCAGAGGAAACCGGCTATCCGGAGCCGTCTGAAAAATACAGCCGGGAGGAACTCGCGCAGATGCTGGCGCCCATCGCCTTGTATCCCGATGCGCTCCTGTCCCAGATCCTGATGGCATCGACCTATCCCATTGAAGTAATCGAAGCCGACCGCTGGATCAAAAAAAATCCGGAGCTGAAGGGCGATGCCCTTGATACAGCGCTTTTGGACAAAAACTGGGACCCCGGCGTCAAGGCGATCTGCCACTTTCCGGAGATCTCTGCCCTGATGAGCGAGCGGATCTCCGAGACCACCAACCTCGGCAACGCTTTTCTCGCCCAGGAGGCCGAGGTCATGGACGTGGTCCAGGAACTGCGGACCAAAGCCTATGACCAGGGCAACCTCACCACCACCTCCAGGCAGAAAGTCCTTGTCGAAAAGGAGACGATCATCATCGAGCCGGCAGATCCCAGGGTCATCTACGTGCCGTACTATGACCCCTTCCATGCCTACGGCCCGTGGTGGTATCCTGCCTATCCGCCCTATTACTGGGGCCCCCCGGGGGTAAGCATCGGCGTCGGCATCTCATACTGGCCCGGCTTTTATTTCGGATTCGCCTTCGGCACCTGGAGCCATTTTGATTGGAACCGCCACCATATTTACATCAATGTACAAAAACGGCCAAGATTTGTCAGACACGACCGGTGGATAACAACGCCCGGCCGCTGGCAGCACGCCCCCAGTCACCGTCGGGGGGTCGCCTACCGCGATAAATCCACCGCCAGAAAATACGGCCAGGACCCCAACCGCTCCATTGGCTTTCGACGCGACACCCGTGGTTTTCTTGGCCCCCGGGAAGTGGATCGTGATCGGCGCGGAGATGACCGGATAAAAATTGACCGTAACCGGCAGCAACGTAAACGGGTTGAACAAGAACAACAGATTCAGAAAAAAACCGAACGTAACAAGCAGGAACAGGGACGTGTTAAACATGACCGGCAGATACAGCAACGGACCGGGCAGGAAATTCAGACGCGGAAACGGATTGAGCGCGAACCGCAGCAGAAAAGCCGCAGCAATGTTTTCAACCGGATCGAAGAGGGCCGGAAGGAACGCCAATCAAGCGAACGCGGTCGGGGCAGCCGGCAGGGCCTGAGCGATGACTCCCGCGGCAAATGA
- a CDS encoding VF530 family protein → MNEPQANNPLHCITLEQIVYSLVKHYGWSELGKRIVIRCFNSDPSVKSSLKFLRKAPWARKKVEDLYIATRNNITHW, encoded by the coding sequence ATGAATGAGCCACAAGCCAATAACCCACTGCACTGCATTACCCTGGAGCAGATCGTGTATAGCCTGGTTAAGCATTATGGCTGGAGCGAGTTGGGCAAACGCATCGTTATCCGGTGTTTCAACAGCGATCCGTCAGTGAAGTCCAGTCTGAAATTCCTGCGAAAAGCCCCTTGGGCAAGAAAAAAAGTCGAGGACTTGTACATCGCCACGCGGAATAATATAACACACTGGTAA